The following DNA comes from Microbacterium wangchenii.
GGTCACCGGCGTCATCGACGACGCGTTCGCGCAGCAGCAGAACGTCAACTACGCCGCCGGCGCGCTCCTGCTGGATGCGGCCGACCCGGGCCGCGTCCTCGCGCGCACCAGCGAGCCGCTGCTGGCTCCGGAGACGGCCGACGAGCGCAGCGGCATCGTGCCCAACGTCGTCTTCCCCACCGCGATCGAGCAGATCGACGGCCGGCACTTCGTGTTCTACGGCATGGCCGACAGCAAGATCGGCGTCGCGCTGCTGGAACGCTCCGATGCCACCTCATCCCCCTGACCCGGAAGGACACCCCCTCATGCCCGCACGATGGAGTGCGCGCGCGACCGCCGTGATCGGCGCCCTCACGCTCGCCGTTCCGCTGCTCGTCGCAGCCCCCGCCTCGGCCGCCGCCCACACCGCCGCCTCGGTCCCCGCGACCACGGCCGGAGCCTCGGTCCCCGCGGCCACGGCCGGCGCGGCGCCGCTGGCGAACCTCGCCCACCTCGACTTCCTGCTCGATACGGCCGCCCCGCCCGCCGGCGTGGCCGGCCACACGACCTACCGGCTCGCGGAGGAGCCGGAGCTGATCCAGCCGTGGACCTACGCCGACGCGCGTGACGGCGGCACGTTCGAACGCGTCGGCGGCGGACCGCTCGATCCCGCCACCGGCACGTGGGGCCAGGGCGCGTTCAACGCCGACGACACCGCCCGCGCCGCCGTGGTCTACCTGCGCCACTGGCGGCTGACCGGCGCGGATGACAGCCGCCAGACCGCATACGAGCTGCTGCGCTCGCTCACCTACCTGCAGACCGCCGAGGGTCCCAACGCCGGCAACGTGGTGCTGTGGATGCAGCCGGACGGCACCCTGAACCCGTCCGCGGAGCCGGTCGAACTCCCCGACCCCTCCGACAGCGGGCCCAGCTACTGGCTGGCGCGCACGATCTGGGCCCTCGGGGAGGGCTACGCCGCGTTCGCCGACGCCGATCCGGCCTTCGCGGCGTTCCTGGAGGAGCGCCTCGCGCTCTCCCTCACGGCGCTCCAGCGTGATGTGCTGTCGCGCTACGGGCAGTGGTCCACCGCCGACGGCATGCGCGTGCCCACGTGGCTCATCGTCGACGGCGCGGATGCCTCGGCCGAGGCTGTGCTCGGACTGGCCGCGCGCGTCCAGGCCCGACCCGATGACACCGCCGCCGCCACAGCCCTGCGCCAGCTGGCCGAAGGCATCGGCGCGATGGCCTCCGGCACGACGCGCGCGTGGCCGTACCGTGCGATCCTGCCGTGGGCGAAGTCGCCCGCGATCTGGCACGCGTGGGGCTCGCAGATGCCGGCGGCGCTGGCCGCGGCATCCGAGGCCCTCGGCGACCCGGCGCTCGCGGCGCCGGCGATCGCCGACGCCGCCGTGTTCACCCCGACCCTGCTGACCGCCGGCGGTCCCGACAACGGCTGGAACCCCACGCCTACCGACCGCGTGCAGATCGCGTACGGCGCGGACTCGCGCGTGCAGTCCCTGCTGGCCGTGGCGGATGCGACGGGATCGACGGCGTTCACCGAGCTCGCCGGAATCCAGGCGGCATGGTTCTTCGGAGCCAATCATGCCGGCACGCGCATGTACGACCCGGCGACGGGCGTGACGTTCGACGGCCTGCAGCCCAACGGCGACGTCAACCGCAACAGCGGCGCCGAATCCACCATCCACGGGCTGCTCACGGCCCTCGCCCTCGACGCGCGGCCCGACGTGGCGCAACGGGCCACGTCCGTCACCGAGATCACGGCGCGCGACGGACTGGAATTCGTCGAGGCGGAGAGCACGACCGAGACGAACGGGACGCTGAGCACGCCGGAGTCGTGGACGGGGGAGTCCGGCTGGTCGGGCGACGCGCTGACCCTCACGCGCGGTCAGCGCGCGGTGTTCGACATCGGCACCGACGCCACGCGCCGCTGGGTCGAGCCGGTCGTGTGGTCGTCCCCGGGTCAGCGCACCACGTCGCTGTGGCGCGGCGGCGGGCTGCCGAGCGGACTCCTGCGGCTCACCGGCCCGGAGCAGGGCATCTCGCCCACCCCCGGCGCGCTGCTGCCCCAGTCGCTGCAGGCGCCGGTGCTGGGCGACCGATCCCGCCTGCGTGTCGACGTGCTGTCGGGGGACGTGGTGCTGGACGGGATGATCGTGCGCCCGGTCGTGTCGCGACTCGTGGTGGAGGGGGCCGGTGGCCGCACGGAGCTCGTGCACTCGAGCGCCGCTCTGCCGCAGCCGGCGACCGTGGACGGGGGCGGGATCGTGCGCGTCTACGACGACGACGGCGCCCTCCTGCGCACGCACCCCTACGAGGGCCGGACGACGATCGTCCTCCCGCCTGGGGGACTCGCCATCGCGACGCGCTGACCCGCGGAGCCGCCGCGCCGCCATGTCCGAATTCCGCCAGCCGGTGGGGGCGGGGAGTGGCAGGATGGAGGCATGGGCACCGGAATGACCTTCGACGAGCGGTATCGCGTCATCCAGTCGCGCGACCGCCGCTTCGACGGTCAGTTCGTCACCGCCGTCCGCACGACCGGCATCTACTGCCGGCCGAGCTGCCCGGCGCGCACCCCGAAGCCCGCGCATGTCACGTTCTTCGCGACGTCGGCCGCCGCGCACGAGGCCGGGTTCCGCGCCTGCCGGCGCTGCCTGCCGGAGGCGGCGCCGGGTTCGCCGGAGTGGAACGTGCGCGGCGACGTCACCGCTCGTGCGATGCGTCTCATCGCCGAGGGGGTCGTCGACCGCGAAGGCGTGCCGGGCCTCGCTCGGCGTCTCGGATACTCCTCGCGGCACCTCACGCGGCTGCTCACGGCGGAGCTCGGCGCAGGCCCGCTCGCCCTCAGTCGCGCGCACCGCGCGCACACCGCGCGCATGCTGCTGGTGGGCACCGATCTGCCCGCCGCCGACGTCGCGTTCTCTGCGGGGTTCTCCAGCGTCCGCCAGTTCAACGAGACCGTCGGGGAGGTGTTCGGCATGCCGCCGCTGCAGCTGCGCGCCCGCCGCCGGTCGACCGACTCTGTGGGCGGGGCGATCGATCTCGTCCTCCCGCACCGCGGTCCGCTGGATGCCGACGGGCTGTTCGCGTGGATGGCGGCGCGCGCCCTGCCCGGCGTCGAGACGGCGGATGCTGCGCACTTCGCCCGCGCGCTGCGCCTTCCCGGCGGCCCGGGCTGGTTCGCGCTGCGGGTGGACGAGGTCGGACGTGTGCGGCTGCGCGCACGCCTGGCCCGCCTGTCCGACCTCTCGACGCTGGTGACCCGGGCCCGTCGGCTGTTCGATCTCGACGCCGACCCGGTCGCGATCGATGACGCGCTCGCGCAGCATCCCGAGCTCGCCCCGCTCGTAGCGAAGACCCCCGGCATCCGGGTTCCGGGAGCGGCCGATCCGCACGAGATGCTCATCCGCGCCATGGTCGGGCAGCAGATCACCGTGGCTGCCGCCCGTACAGCGCTGAGCGCGCTCGCCGACGCCCTGGGTGAGCGGGTCGCCGATGTGGAGGGCACCTCGGTGCTGTTCCCGACGATGGCGGCGATCGCCGAACACGGCTCCGAGGTGCTGCGCGGACCCGCGGCCCGCATCCGCGCGATCACCGGCGCGGCCGCCGCGCTCGCCTCAGGGGATCTCGTCCTCACCAGCGGCGACGACCGTGCCGGGCAGCGCGCGGCGCTGCTCGCGATGCCCGGCATCGGCCCCTGGACGGCGGACTACGTGCGCATGCGCGTGCTGGCAGACCCCGACGTGCTGCTGCCCGGCGACGTCGCCGCCCGCGCGGGCGCCGCCGCCGCGGGGCTCCCCGCCGATCCGGCCGGACTCACGGCGTGGTCGGCGCGGGTCGCACCGTGGCGCACGTACCTCACCGCCCACCTGTGGCGCGCGGCGCCGGTCCGCCCGACTCGTGCGCAGAACTCAGGAAGAACCGCCGTCCGGCGGCTCCGGGAGGCGCCGGAGGTGCCGGATCTCCTGAATTCCGAACAACCGTCCCGGCTGCCCACGTCCGCCGGAGCCGATACCGAGGAGGTCCTCGCATGACCACGACCGCCATCATCCAGACCCTCCAGACCCCCGACGGGGCCTTCACGCTGCTCGCCGACGAGTCCGGTCACGTGCTCGCCTCGGGCTGGACGCCTGACGCCGACGCCGTCGTCGCCCGGCTGCCCGGACTCCGTCGCCCCGCCCGTGTGGTCGAGGGCACGACGGATGCGGCCACCGCCGTCCGCGCCTACTACGACGGGGACGTCGCGGCGATCGACGACGTGCCGGTCCGTCAGTTCGGCACCGTCCTGCAGAACGCCGGCTGGGCGGCCCTCCGCCGCATCCGGCCGGGGGACCCGCTGACCTACACCGGGTTCGCCGCCGCGCTGGGGCAGCCCGCCGCGGTGCGGGCGGCGGCATCCATCTGCGCGCGCAACGCCCCCGCGCTGTTCGTGCCGTGCCACCGGGTCCTGCGCACCGACGGCTCGCTGGGCGGGTTCGCGTGGGGTCTCCCGGTCAAGCGGAGCCTGCTCGCGCGCGAAGCGATCACATGAGCGGAACGGTTGTGCCCAGCAGATTCTCAGGTTAAGCTGGGCGGCTGTCGCGCCGGAGGTGCGGCACGATCTCGCCCCGCCTGAGGAGGTTGCCATGGACACGACCGTTTCCGCTGCACAGCCGGTCGCCCTGCGCATCCGCTTCCGCGGGCGCATGGAGCTGACCGCCGGATGGGCATTCCCCGCAGCATCCGCGGCATAACGCCGCCCGCCTTTCCGTTCCATCCTGTATGCGGCTGACGGCCGCCTCTCGTCGAGCACGCTCGGCCCCCTTTCGACGCCCGGTCCGGCGTCCGGCTCCCACCCTTCGAGGATCATGACCCGCTCTTCCACCCCCGCCCCCTCCACGATCCGCTCTCTCGCGCGGCTCCTGCCCTTCGCCACGCCGGTTCTCGGGCGCCTGTCGCTGGGCGCGGTCAGCGCGCTCCTGGCGAGCCTCCTGGCACTGGGCATCCCGCTCGTGCTCGAGGTCATCGTCGGCGAGAGCGGGCCGATCACCTCCGGTGACCCCGCCCTCATCGCCGTGGGCGCCGGCGCGATCCTCCTGCTCGGACTGCTCGAGGCGCTCCTGGTGTGGGCGCGCCGCTGGTTCGTGCTCGGACCGGCCACGCAGGTCGAGTACGAGCTGCGCACCGAGTTCTACTCACGTCTGCAGCGCCTCCCGGTCTCCTTCCACGATCGCTGGCAGTCGGGGCAGCTGCTCAGCCGCATGATGCAGGACATCTCCGTCATCCGCCGCTGGTTGGCCTTCGGCCTCATCCTGCTGATCGTGAACCTCCTCACGATCCTCGCCGGCTCGGCCATCCTGTTCACGTGGCACTGGGTGCTCGGCGCCATCTTCGTCGTGTGCGCGCTGCCGCTGTGGATCGCCGGCTACCTCTTCGAGAAGCGCTACGGGATGCTGTCGCGCCAGAGCCAGGACCAGGCCGGTGACCTCGCGACCTCCGTCGAGGAGAGCGTCCACGGCATCCGCGTCCTGAAGGCGTTCGGCCGCGGCCGGCATGCCCTGCACAAGTTCGCCCGCCAGGCCGAGACCCTCCGTGAGACCGAGCTGGCCAAGGCCCGCGCCGTCGGCTGGATCTGGTTCTGGCTCGTACTCCTGCCCGACATTGCCTTCGCGGTGTGCCTGGGCGCGGGCATCGTGCTCGTCCAGCTCGGCCAGCTCGAAGTGGCCCAGCTCATCGCGTTCTTCGCGATGGCGACGATCCTGCGGTGGCCGGTGGAGTCCATCGGGTTCCTGTTCTCGTTCCTCGTCGATGCGCGCACCGCCACCGACCGTATCTTCGAGGTGTTCGACGAGCGCAACACCATCACCGATCCGGCGGAGCCCCGCACGATCGCCGAGGTCCGAGGCGAGCTCGCGTTCGAGGACGCGCACTTCCGGTACCAGGATGCGCCGGCCGCCAGTCGCGACCTCCTCGACGGCATCGACCTCGTGCTGCGGCCGGGGGAGACCATGGCGCTCGTGGGCCTCACCGGCTCGGGCAAGACCACCCTCACGACCCTTCCTGGGCGGCTCTACGACGTCACCGGCGGGCGCGTGACCCTCGACGGCGTGGACGTGCGCGACCTGGAGCTGCGGGAGCTGCGGCGGCACGTGGGCATGGCGTTCGAAGACGCCACGCTCTTCTCCGCCTCCGTGCGCGACAACGTGCTCCTCGGGCGCGAGGAGCTCGTACCCGGCTCTCCCGAGGCCGAGGCGGTGCTGCGCGAGGCGCTCGAGGTCGCTCAGGCCGGCTTCGTCCACGATCTGCCGGAGGGCCTGGACACCGTCATCGGCGAGGAGGGGCTGAGCCTGTCCGGCGGGCAGCGTCAGCGGCTGGCGCTGGCCCGTGCCGTCGCCGCGCGGCCCGCCGTGCTCGTGCTGGACGATCCGCTGTCGGCGCTGGATGTGGACACCGAGGCCCTCGTCGAGGAGGCGCTGCGGCGCGTGCTGGCCGACACCACGGCGCTCATCGTGGCGCACCGTCCCTCGACCGTCATGCTCGCCGACCGCGTCGCGCTGCTCCAGGGCGGCCGCATCACCGCGGTCGGCACGCACTCGGACCTGCTGCGCGAGAGCGAGCACTACCGCCACGTCATCTCGAGCCTCGAGGTGGAGGCCCTCCGCAAGGCCGAGACCGGACGCATCCAGACCCAGGAGGAGGTGGCCCGATGAGCGCGACGACCGTCACCGGCACGAGCGGCGAAGACCGCTCCGACTACACGCGCGAGGAGAGCCGCGCCATCCGCCGCCGCTCGCTGCGGCTGCTCGGCTCCCTGGTGTCGCCGCTGAAGTGGCAGCTCGTGCTCGCCGGCGTCGTGCTGATCGTCTCCACCGCGCTGCGCGTGGCGGGGCCCGCCCTCGTCGGCTACGGCATCACCACGGCTCTGCCCGCCGTGGTGGACCGCATGGACTGGATGCCGGCGATCCTCGTCGTCGCCGTCTACCTGGTCACCGGCATCGCGGGGGCGGCGCTCATCGGCTGGTACGCCGTCGTGGCCGCGCGCCTCACGCAGGCGATCATGTTCGACCTGCGCAAGCGCATCTTCCTGCACACGCAGCGGCTGAGCCTGGAGTTCCACGAGTCGTACACGTCGGGGCGCATCATCTCGCGTCAGACCAGCGACCTCGACACGATCCGCGAACTGCTCGACGGTGGGCTGAACGAGCTGGTCTCCGGGCTGCTGTACGGCGGGTTCACCCTCATCGCGCTGCTGCTGCTGGACTGGCAGTCCGGCGTCATCCTCCTGGTCATGGGCGTACCGCTGTTCCTGCTCATGCGGTGGTTCTACCTGCGCTCGCAGGTGGTCTACCGCGAGTCGCGCGTGATCAGCGCGAAGGTGATCGTGAAGTTCGTCGAGACGATGACCGGCATCCGCGCCGTCAAGGCGTTCCGCAAGGAACCGCGCAACGACGAGGAGTTCGGTGCGCTCGCGAGCGACTACCGCGACATCAACATGCGCTCGATCCGCCTGTTCGGCACGTTCGAGCCCGGCCTGATGGCCGTCGCATCGGTGACCCTCGGCGTCGTCGTGCTGTGGGGCGGGCTGCGTGTGCTCGACGGCGCGCTGGCGCTCGGATTCCTGCTGTCGGCCGTGCTGTACGTGCGCAACTTCTTCGCGCCCATGCAGGAGGTGGCGTTCTTCCTGAACTCCTACCAGTCGGCCACCGCGGCGCTGGAGAAGGTCTCCGGCGTGCTCGAGGAGCAGCCGACCGTGCCCGACCCGACGTCGCCGATCGACCTGTGGAAGGCGCGCGGACACGTCCGGTTCGAAGACGTCGTGTTCGGTTACTCCGGCGACCGCGTCATCCTGCCCGACTTCTCCCTCGACATCCCGGCCGGGCAGACGATCGCGCTCGTCGGCACGACGGGCGCGGGCAAGTCGACGCTCGCCAAGCTCGTCGCGCGCTTCTACGACCCCACGTCGGGACGCGTGACGCTGGATGGCGTGGACCTGCGGGCGCTGCATCCGAAGGACCTGCGCCGCGCGATCGTGATGGTCACCCAGGAGGCGTACCTGTTCAGCGGCACGGTCGCCGACAACATCGCCCTCGGCAAGCCCGACGCGACGCTGGAGGAGATCAAGGCCGCGGCCCGCGCAGTCGGCGCGCACGAGTTCATCGAGGCGCTGCCCGACGGGTACGGCACCGACGTCAACAAGCGCGGTGGGCGCGTGTCGGCGGGGCAGCGGCAGCTGATCTCGTTCGCGCGGGCGTTCCTCGCCGACCCGGCCGTGCTGATCCTCGACGAGGCGACTGCGTCGCTGGACATCCCGAGCGAGCGCCTCATCCAGGACGCCCTGCAGACGCTGCTGTCCGACCGCACCGCGATCATCATCGCCCACCGTCTGTCGACGGTCGCGATCGCCGACCGCGTGCTCGTGATGGAGCACGGTCGCATCATCGAGGACGACGAGCCCGACACGCTCATCGCGGGCACCGGTCGCTTCGCGCAGCTGCACGCCGCGTGGCGCGAGTCTCTCGTCTGACCCACGCCCCCGCGTCACGTGCGGTTTGCGCCGCACGAAGGTCGGAGGATCGCACCTCGGTCGGACGATGCGCCCGGCATCCTCCGACCTTCGTGCGATCCTCCGACGCGGCGGCGGGCGATCAGGCGGCCAGGTGGGCGCCGGCGGCGATGGCGCGGGCGACCGTGCGCGCCACCGCGGGCCAGTCGTGCATGATCTGGGCGTACGTGAAGCGCAGCACGGTGTAGCCGCGCAGGCGCAGCTCGGCATCATGCGCGACGTCGCGCGTGCGGTCGGCCGAGCTGGAGTGGAAGCGATGCCCGTCCACCTGCACCACGAGCCGCTCGCCGATGAGGACATCGACCGGACGCCCCGCGAGGACCACCTGCTGGCGGAACAGGACGCCCCACGGGCTCAGCCGGTACGTGAAGAAGGTCTCCAGCCCGGAGTCCGACAGGCCCGTGACGCGGCTCGCGCACCACGCCGCATCCCGCGTGCTCCAGCGCACGCGGGCGAGGGCCTCCACGTGCAGCTTCTCGATCCGCACCGCCGATTCCCACACGGCCAGGGCATCAGCACGGGGAAGGCAGGATGCCACGTGGGCGAGGGCGTCCTCCACCGACTCCTCCAGGGCGTAGGCCGACACCGGTGCGATGGGCGCCGCCCAGTGCACCACGCCGTCGAATCCGCTGAGGCCGTCGGACCTGGCGTGGGGACGCAGGGCCAGGTGCATCCTTCCGGCCGCGTCGTCGGTCAGCCACCAGCCCCGGCGCCGGGCGACCGAGACGCACGCGATCCGTCCACCCATCCGAGCCGCCGTCAGCTCAGCCGGCGGCGCCTCGGGCAGGGCGAGCCACACGCGTCGCACGCGGGTGATGCCGGTGTGCGGGCCCACCGCGGCGCGCAGCCGGGCGGGGGAGAATCCCGCATCCAGCGCCGTCTCGCGGTGCGCGATGCCGCCCTGCCCGCGCAGCCACGCCGCCAGATCCTGCATGGCCCCATCGTCGCCGCAACGACGTCCGGTCCGCCGCATCCGGCGGCATCCTGGGGATGAGCGCGTCCCGGCGCACCTTGGGGAGGAGACATGATGCCGCGCGAGCGTCGGAGAATCGCACCAAGGTCGGGCGATGCACGCCGGATGCTCCGACCTCGGCGCGATTCTCCGACCGCGGTGGCGCGGACGGGGCGGAGGGAGGCCGGGCGGGGGGTTAGAGGCGGATCTCGGCGATGACCTCGCCGTACTCCGTTTCGCCCGTGGGGGTGAAGCCCACGGCGCGGAAGAACG
Coding sequences within:
- a CDS encoding DNA-3-methyladenine glycosylase 2 family protein; the protein is MGTGMTFDERYRVIQSRDRRFDGQFVTAVRTTGIYCRPSCPARTPKPAHVTFFATSAAAHEAGFRACRRCLPEAAPGSPEWNVRGDVTARAMRLIAEGVVDREGVPGLARRLGYSSRHLTRLLTAELGAGPLALSRAHRAHTARMLLVGTDLPAADVAFSAGFSSVRQFNETVGEVFGMPPLQLRARRRSTDSVGGAIDLVLPHRGPLDADGLFAWMAARALPGVETADAAHFARALRLPGGPGWFALRVDEVGRVRLRARLARLSDLSTLVTRARRLFDLDADPVAIDDALAQHPELAPLVAKTPGIRVPGAADPHEMLIRAMVGQQITVAAARTALSALADALGERVADVEGTSVLFPTMAAIAEHGSEVLRGPAARIRAITGAAAALASGDLVLTSGDDRAGQRAALLAMPGIGPWTADYVRMRVLADPDVLLPGDVAARAGAAAAGLPADPAGLTAWSARVAPWRTYLTAHLWRAAPVRPTRAQNSGRTAVRRLREAPEVPDLLNSEQPSRLPTSAGADTEEVLA
- a CDS encoding methylated-DNA--[protein]-cysteine S-methyltransferase; this translates as MTTTAIIQTLQTPDGAFTLLADESGHVLASGWTPDADAVVARLPGLRRPARVVEGTTDAATAVRAYYDGDVAAIDDVPVRQFGTVLQNAGWAALRRIRPGDPLTYTGFAAALGQPAAVRAAASICARNAPALFVPCHRVLRTDGSLGGFAWGLPVKRSLLAREAIT
- a CDS encoding ABC transporter ATP-binding protein, producing the protein MTRSSTPAPSTIRSLARLLPFATPVLGRLSLGAVSALLASLLALGIPLVLEVIVGESGPITSGDPALIAVGAGAILLLGLLEALLVWARRWFVLGPATQVEYELRTEFYSRLQRLPVSFHDRWQSGQLLSRMMQDISVIRRWLAFGLILLIVNLLTILAGSAILFTWHWVLGAIFVVCALPLWIAGYLFEKRYGMLSRQSQDQAGDLATSVEESVHGIRVLKAFGRGRHALHKFARQAETLRETELAKARAVGWIWFWLVLLPDIAFAVCLGAGIVLVQLGQLEVAQLIAFFAMATILRWPVESIGFLFSFLVDARTATDRIFEVFDERNTITDPAEPRTIAEVRGELAFEDAHFRYQDAPAASRDLLDGIDLVLRPGETMALVGLTGSGKTTLTTLPGRLYDVTGGRVTLDGVDVRDLELRELRRHVGMAFEDATLFSASVRDNVLLGREELVPGSPEAEAVLREALEVAQAGFVHDLPEGLDTVIGEEGLSLSGGQRQRLALARAVAARPAVLVLDDPLSALDVDTEALVEEALRRVLADTTALIVAHRPSTVMLADRVALLQGGRITAVGTHSDLLRESEHYRHVISSLEVEALRKAETGRIQTQEEVAR
- a CDS encoding ABC transporter ATP-binding protein, with product MSATTVTGTSGEDRSDYTREESRAIRRRSLRLLGSLVSPLKWQLVLAGVVLIVSTALRVAGPALVGYGITTALPAVVDRMDWMPAILVVAVYLVTGIAGAALIGWYAVVAARLTQAIMFDLRKRIFLHTQRLSLEFHESYTSGRIISRQTSDLDTIRELLDGGLNELVSGLLYGGFTLIALLLLDWQSGVILLVMGVPLFLLMRWFYLRSQVVYRESRVISAKVIVKFVETMTGIRAVKAFRKEPRNDEEFGALASDYRDINMRSIRLFGTFEPGLMAVASVTLGVVVLWGGLRVLDGALALGFLLSAVLYVRNFFAPMQEVAFFLNSYQSATAALEKVSGVLEEQPTVPDPTSPIDLWKARGHVRFEDVVFGYSGDRVILPDFSLDIPAGQTIALVGTTGAGKSTLAKLVARFYDPTSGRVTLDGVDLRALHPKDLRRAIVMVTQEAYLFSGTVADNIALGKPDATLEEIKAAARAVGAHEFIEALPDGYGTDVNKRGGRVSAGQRQLISFARAFLADPAVLILDEATASLDIPSERLIQDALQTLLSDRTAIIIAHRLSTVAIADRVLVMEHGRIIEDDEPDTLIAGTGRFAQLHAAWRESLV
- a CDS encoding endonuclease domain-containing protein, coding for MQDLAAWLRGQGGIAHRETALDAGFSPARLRAAVGPHTGITRVRRVWLALPEAPPAELTAARMGGRIACVSVARRRGWWLTDDAAGRMHLALRPHARSDGLSGFDGVVHWAAPIAPVSAYALEESVEDALAHVASCLPRADALAVWESAVRIEKLHVEALARVRWSTRDAAWCASRVTGLSDSGLETFFTYRLSPWGVLFRQQVVLAGRPVDVLIGERLVVQVDGHRFHSSSADRTRDVAHDAELRLRGYTVLRFTYAQIMHDWPAVARTVARAIAAGAHLAA